The following are from one region of the Sandaracinus amylolyticus genome:
- a CDS encoding M23 family metallopeptidase: MQRALAIVCVVALSGCVASMDEDLDPATSLGEEEWSDEGPPPGEEAESEVPEDDGDLGTISEALTGAPRFQLPFPCGQVWAGQTRTNHSPLNSVDFNRANDIGDAVVAAAAGTVTRVANEGNRSYGRWIEIDHGNGYRTRYAHLNSQGVSVGQRVTQGQRIGTVGDTGGSSGPHLHYEVRRNGVAIRPVFDGRTALFYGTRNYTSQNACGGGGGGGGGSTGVVGRVNTSGAALTVRAGASSTTRAVGSVADGSTVRIQCQVRGQSITGTYGTSTLWDYIGTGYVADAYISTGSDGQVAPTCR; the protein is encoded by the coding sequence ATGCAACGTGCTCTCGCGATCGTGTGTGTCGTGGCGCTCTCGGGCTGTGTCGCGTCGATGGACGAAGACCTCGACCCCGCAACGAGCCTCGGTGAGGAAGAGTGGAGCGACGAGGGACCGCCGCCCGGTGAAGAAGCGGAGTCCGAGGTGCCCGAGGACGACGGCGACCTCGGGACGATCTCGGAGGCGCTCACCGGCGCGCCGCGCTTCCAGCTGCCGTTCCCGTGCGGCCAGGTCTGGGCGGGCCAGACGCGCACCAACCACAGCCCGCTCAACTCGGTCGACTTCAACCGCGCCAACGACATCGGCGACGCGGTCGTCGCCGCCGCTGCGGGCACGGTCACGCGCGTCGCGAACGAAGGCAATCGCAGCTACGGGCGCTGGATCGAGATCGATCACGGCAACGGCTACCGCACCCGCTACGCGCACCTCAACTCGCAGGGCGTGTCGGTCGGCCAGCGCGTGACCCAGGGCCAGCGCATCGGCACGGTGGGCGACACCGGCGGCTCGTCGGGCCCGCACCTGCACTACGAGGTGCGCCGCAACGGCGTCGCGATCCGCCCGGTGTTCGACGGACGCACCGCGCTCTTCTACGGGACGCGCAACTACACCAGCCAGAACGCGTGCGGTGGTGGTGGCGGCGGCGGTGGTGGGTCGACCGGCGTGGTCGGCCGCGTGAACACGAGCGGCGCGGCGCTCACGGTGCGCGCGGGCGCGAGCTCGACGACGCGCGCGGTGGGCTCGGTCGCCGACGGGTCGACGGTGCGCATCCAGTGTCAGGTGCGCGGCCAGTCGATCACCGGCACGTACGGCACCTCGACGCTGTGGGACTACATCGGCACGGGTTACGTCGCGGACGCGTACATCTCGACGGGCTCCGACGGGCAGGTCGCTCCGACCTGCAGGTGA
- a CDS encoding TetR/AcrR family transcriptional regulator, which translates to MSSGRAKKKPTKSEPRSRAETSAETREALIRAGIELFAAEGLDAPSLDAICARAGKTRGAFYVHFADRDAFLAAVMERVGLPFLDVVLGSDDTPPALMTVVQRFLVAVASGEYPLTAKEGVRPHQLLDACARSEPVRARYVALIDSSIARLAAIVARGQDEKTLRDDVRPEDAAAILLAAVVGAQTLMELRVSVDLGPAAAAMLTMLRRHPGPQE; encoded by the coding sequence ATGTCAAGCGGACGAGCGAAGAAGAAGCCCACCAAGAGCGAGCCGCGATCGCGCGCCGAGACCAGCGCCGAGACGCGCGAGGCGCTGATCCGCGCGGGGATCGAGCTCTTCGCGGCGGAGGGGCTCGACGCGCCGAGCCTCGACGCGATCTGCGCGCGCGCCGGCAAGACGCGCGGCGCGTTCTACGTGCACTTCGCCGATCGCGACGCGTTCCTCGCCGCGGTGATGGAGCGGGTGGGCCTTCCCTTCCTCGACGTCGTGCTCGGGAGCGACGACACCCCGCCCGCGCTGATGACGGTGGTGCAGCGCTTCCTCGTCGCGGTCGCGAGCGGCGAGTACCCGCTCACCGCGAAGGAAGGCGTGCGCCCGCACCAGCTCCTCGACGCGTGTGCGCGCAGCGAGCCGGTGCGCGCGCGCTACGTCGCGCTGATCGACTCGTCGATCGCGCGGCTCGCGGCGATCGTCGCGCGCGGCCAGGACGAGAAGACGCTGCGCGACGACGTGCGCCCCGAGGACGCCGCCGCGATCCTGCTCGCGGCCGTCGTCGGCGCGCAGACGCTGATGGAGCTGCGGGTCTCGGTGGACCTCGGGCCCGCCGCCGCAGCGATGCTCACCATGTTGCGCCGTCACCCGGGACCGCAGGAGTAG
- a CDS encoding AgmX/PglI C-terminal domain-containing protein, whose translation MRTLRLSLALILLVGCGGEHHDPAPTVALVSVVRGTTTLERGDARETVDHPARVEQGATVRTADDGRAALTLDSGAWVLFDRATAGAAQLASLTLAQGRVWVDASSADETTIETAHGRFASSGAAFAVEIAGGETRVYCGSGEVTYTTPHGEGRIAQGETLRAGASAADLAPEAMWDDWTGGLADPAHGRLRVVERVGVLAGRMPHELGRARTPLPIRGHEVSAEIRGDLAVTEVVQTFFNARSEALEGEWRMRLPAGAIVQGFAVDTGGGFVDAVVGTIPVSPGYQLGWQSRETAGSKLSWDGPERLRARIYPVPPGGTVRVRVRYTEWLDRSGERRTYVYPMRAEGEAPLLGEFVLNVDTRHANAGALRAGMGAADESGRVTLRRSDFRPRADFHLDLYDAERAERGSGVVAYRVGGLQTQPAAEGEDDYVLFDVPTAALASEREETPPGPSIVLLLDVSGATDPEDLEIARGVVEAVLRQLAPGDRVAIRIADVRARAPAGAPEGLVTASDETREQILESLARVELGGATDLGASLRDAAALVAGEGRGAVIYLGDAMPTTGALDATAIRAQLATLDAPPRFFGLAIGDGANVDLLRALFGEQASAVRDRESAARAVMTVLADASRATLRGISVELGEGVERVYPRGPISIRRGEHLRLVGRLVDTLPTSITIRGQVDGFELERTLPVTSGSVEDEGDVRRRWASARLRELLDADAGREALVDLGVRFGLVTPWTSMGVGITENQILALIDGFDHDPLGVAWGLGGGGANVPVTGLTSDELGWRRRMRRDDPSRDASSPEATWSSRVSSTPPEPVRGESGDGGLGRASAARALVVGERGPRQCYERRSLVRPDLTGDVTVRVAIEGDGSVRSAEIASTGLGDPDVEQCVITEVRGIRFPAHGGAQVSVDHTFVFRVPERELGTRRQCSDASQQALEMRRALWRERLSGSYGVSGALSVWRDARAQCELGNWRARRTLLDMMLEHVGGVAAEVELYRALAGDGAAASYLRRAILRHVRTVQDVYDVRWGLGLDAGVEWEIFSRLWWTNDDPAARLALVRRWLEVAPDEMDLRLRLLSLLEQTGAVPEARRVARELRADPLADARVRTAVGEFWLRQENEVEARRVFSEIVEHAPLDPWARRRLGDLYRAHGWADDAYREYGTLARLRPGEGEVLLLLARAAADAHRTDEALRLEQRLGEATEPGVDEGAASHARLWTMVRLARLELAAGDDEAMRAAIRRRWREAGVMRDPPDVFVALTWAHPDDAPQLAVHWPGTEDASVFEAATLGSTEHGVRAIRIGEREAGDHVFEVRREDRDAIRDTTAELTIIVRPGTSEQRIVVQPITLTRERRVVRYRLNEANQLEQVAMPAES comes from the coding sequence ATGCGCACGCTTCGTCTCTCGCTCGCGCTGATCCTGCTCGTCGGCTGCGGCGGCGAGCACCACGATCCCGCGCCGACCGTCGCGTTGGTCTCGGTGGTGCGCGGCACGACGACCCTCGAGCGCGGCGACGCGCGCGAGACCGTCGATCATCCGGCGCGCGTCGAGCAGGGCGCGACGGTGCGCACCGCGGACGACGGTCGCGCCGCGCTCACGCTCGACTCCGGCGCGTGGGTGCTCTTCGATCGCGCCACCGCCGGCGCGGCGCAGCTCGCGTCGCTGACGCTCGCGCAGGGCCGGGTGTGGGTCGACGCATCGAGCGCCGACGAGACGACGATCGAGACCGCGCACGGTCGCTTCGCGAGCAGCGGCGCCGCGTTCGCGGTGGAGATCGCCGGGGGCGAGACCCGCGTCTACTGCGGCTCGGGCGAGGTCACGTACACGACGCCGCACGGCGAAGGGCGCATCGCGCAGGGCGAGACCCTGCGCGCGGGCGCGAGCGCGGCGGACCTCGCGCCCGAGGCGATGTGGGACGACTGGACCGGCGGGCTCGCCGACCCCGCGCACGGCCGGCTGCGGGTGGTGGAGCGCGTCGGTGTGCTCGCGGGGCGCATGCCGCACGAGCTCGGTCGCGCGCGCACGCCGCTGCCGATCCGCGGCCACGAGGTGAGCGCCGAGATCCGCGGCGACCTCGCGGTGACCGAGGTGGTGCAGACGTTCTTCAACGCGCGCTCCGAGGCGCTCGAGGGCGAGTGGCGCATGCGCCTGCCCGCGGGCGCGATCGTGCAGGGCTTCGCGGTCGACACCGGCGGCGGCTTCGTCGACGCGGTGGTCGGCACGATCCCGGTGAGCCCCGGCTATCAGCTCGGATGGCAGAGCCGCGAGACCGCGGGCAGCAAGCTCTCGTGGGACGGCCCCGAGCGCCTTCGCGCGCGCATCTATCCGGTCCCGCCGGGCGGCACGGTGCGGGTGCGCGTTCGTTATACCGAATGGCTCGACCGTTCTGGCGAACGACGCACCTACGTCTATCCGATGCGCGCCGAGGGCGAGGCGCCGCTGCTCGGCGAGTTCGTGCTGAACGTCGACACCCGCCACGCGAACGCCGGCGCGCTGCGCGCCGGGATGGGCGCGGCGGACGAGAGCGGTCGCGTCACGCTGCGTCGCAGCGACTTCCGACCGCGCGCCGACTTCCATCTCGATCTCTACGACGCCGAGCGCGCGGAGCGCGGCAGCGGTGTGGTCGCCTATCGCGTGGGCGGGCTGCAGACCCAGCCGGCCGCCGAGGGCGAGGACGACTACGTGCTCTTCGACGTGCCGACCGCGGCGCTCGCCTCGGAGCGCGAGGAGACGCCGCCGGGCCCGTCGATCGTGCTGCTGCTCGACGTCTCGGGCGCGACCGATCCCGAGGACCTCGAGATCGCGCGCGGCGTGGTCGAGGCGGTGCTGAGGCAGCTCGCGCCGGGGGATCGTGTCGCGATCCGCATCGCCGACGTGCGCGCGAGGGCCCCCGCGGGCGCGCCCGAAGGGCTCGTCACCGCGAGCGACGAGACGCGCGAGCAGATCCTCGAGTCGCTGGCGCGCGTCGAGCTCGGCGGCGCGACCGATCTCGGCGCGAGCCTGCGTGATGCAGCGGCGCTGGTGGCCGGAGAAGGGCGCGGCGCGGTGATCTATCTCGGCGATGCGATGCCCACGACGGGCGCGCTCGACGCGACGGCGATCCGCGCGCAGCTCGCGACGCTCGACGCGCCGCCGCGCTTCTTCGGTCTCGCGATCGGCGACGGCGCGAACGTCGATCTGCTGCGCGCGCTCTTCGGCGAGCAGGCGAGCGCGGTGCGCGATCGCGAGAGCGCGGCGCGCGCGGTGATGACGGTGCTCGCCGACGCGTCGCGCGCGACGCTGCGCGGCATCAGCGTGGAGCTCGGCGAGGGCGTGGAGCGTGTGTATCCGCGCGGCCCGATCTCGATCCGTCGCGGCGAGCACCTGCGTCTGGTCGGTCGTCTCGTCGACACGCTTCCGACGTCGATCACGATCCGCGGCCAGGTCGACGGCTTCGAGCTCGAGCGCACGCTGCCGGTGACCAGCGGCAGCGTCGAGGACGAGGGCGACGTGCGGCGTCGCTGGGCGAGCGCGCGGCTGCGCGAGCTGCTCGATGCCGACGCGGGACGCGAGGCGCTGGTCGATCTCGGGGTGCGCTTCGGGCTCGTCACGCCGTGGACCTCGATGGGCGTGGGCATCACCGAGAACCAGATCCTCGCGCTGATCGACGGCTTCGATCACGACCCGCTCGGGGTCGCGTGGGGCCTCGGTGGCGGCGGCGCGAACGTGCCGGTCACCGGGCTCACGTCGGACGAGCTCGGATGGCGCCGTCGGATGCGGCGCGACGATCCGAGCCGCGACGCGTCGTCGCCCGAGGCGACGTGGTCGTCGCGCGTGAGCAGCACGCCGCCCGAGCCGGTGCGCGGCGAGTCGGGCGACGGCGGGCTCGGTCGCGCGTCGGCGGCGCGCGCGCTGGTCGTGGGCGAGCGCGGTCCCCGGCAGTGTTACGAGCGACGCTCGCTGGTGCGCCCCGATCTCACCGGTGACGTCACGGTGCGGGTCGCGATCGAGGGCGACGGCAGCGTGCGCAGCGCGGAGATCGCGAGCACGGGCCTGGGCGATCCCGACGTCGAGCAGTGCGTGATCACCGAGGTGCGCGGCATCCGGTTCCCGGCGCACGGCGGCGCGCAGGTCTCGGTCGATCACACGTTCGTGTTCCGGGTGCCGGAGCGCGAGCTGGGCACGCGCCGGCAGTGCAGCGATGCGTCGCAGCAGGCGCTCGAGATGCGGCGTGCGTTGTGGCGCGAGCGCCTCTCGGGCTCGTACGGCGTGAGCGGCGCGCTCTCGGTGTGGCGCGATGCGCGCGCGCAGTGCGAGCTCGGCAACTGGCGCGCGCGGCGCACGCTGCTCGACATGATGCTCGAGCACGTCGGCGGTGTGGCCGCCGAGGTCGAGCTCTATCGCGCGCTCGCGGGCGACGGCGCGGCGGCGAGCTATCTGCGGCGCGCGATCCTCCGTCACGTGCGCACGGTGCAGGACGTCTACGACGTGCGCTGGGGCCTCGGGCTCGACGCGGGCGTCGAGTGGGAGATCTTCTCGCGCCTGTGGTGGACGAACGACGATCCCGCGGCGCGCCTCGCGCTGGTGCGGCGCTGGCTCGAGGTCGCGCCCGACGAGATGGATCTGCGGCTGCGCCTGCTCTCGCTGCTCGAGCAGACCGGCGCGGTCCCCGAGGCACGTCGCGTCGCGCGTGAGCTGCGCGCCGATCCGCTCGCCGACGCGCGGGTGCGCACCGCGGTGGGCGAGTTCTGGCTGCGCCAGGAGAACGAGGTCGAGGCGCGCCGCGTGTTCAGCGAGATCGTGGAGCACGCGCCGCTCGATCCCTGGGCGCGACGCCGGCTCGGCGATCTCTATCGCGCGCACGGCTGGGCGGACGACGCCTACCGCGAGTACGGCACGCTCGCGCGGCTGCGTCCCGGCGAGGGCGAGGTGCTCCTGTTGCTCGCGCGCGCCGCGGCGGACGCGCATCGCACCGACGAAGCGCTGCGGCTCGAGCAGCGGCTCGGGGAGGCGACCGAGCCCGGCGTCGACGAGGGCGCGGCGTCGCACGCACGCCTGTGGACGATGGTGCGGCTCGCGCGGCTCGAGCTCGCGGCGGGCGACGACGAGGCGATGCGCGCCGCGATCCGCCGAAGGTGGCGCGAGGCGGGCGTGATGCGCGATCCGCCCGACGTGTTCGTCGCGCTGACGTGGGCACATCCCGACGACGCGCCGCAGCTCGCGGTGCACTGGCCGGGCACCGAGGACGCGAGCGTGTTCGAGGCGGCGACGCTCGGGAGCACCGAGCACGGCGTGCGCGCGATCCGCATCGGCGAGCGCGAAGCGGGCGATCACGTGTTCGAGGTGCGACGCGAGGATCGCGACGCGATCCGCGACACCACCGCGGAGCTGACGATCATCGTCCGCCCCGGCACGAGCGAGCAGCGCATCGTGGTGCAGCCGATCACGCTGACGAGAGAGCGCCGCGTGGTGCGCTACCGACTGAACGAAGCGAACCAGCTCGAGCAAGTCGCGATGCCCGCCGAGAGCTGA
- a CDS encoding tetratricopeptide repeat protein, which translates to MTIRSWALVVMVLSLAPPIAASAQRRDRAPIPAMVRGLRNAAGYAGVERDRIAAELSAAMRAIDAASASDGCKAIARRRIEAIASAVTESPDRAASRAWEAARRAVASAGECRPDDEAPSEALVALEVAVWLGVVSNGASAEVMVQDPGPRALFVRGTALLASSQWELARARFEAGRAVVGDRDPVLSADLARGVGEAQLGAMHEADGLRAIEDATSRASSAAEVGWRALVDAQVALGSAHARGRRFAEALAAYDRALSVVQARLGASDPWVADLVNRRAVALGELERVDDAIIANQSALAIRERALGPGHPDALISRSNIAMMLQRRGDLAGALAMHQQILDTRTRVLGANDPSVAVTLDAIAFIERTAGHHAEAEALLRRAITIRERSLPPGHPDRGRSHRALAPVLVALGRMDEAVQVAERGVLLTIEAVGPDHPDVATAWSTMLQVAQAVGRDEIAQRAQREIARVRSVSRR; encoded by the coding sequence GTGACAATCCGCTCGTGGGCGCTGGTCGTGATGGTGCTCTCGCTCGCTCCCCCGATCGCCGCCAGTGCACAGCGACGGGATCGAGCGCCGATCCCAGCGATGGTGCGGGGATTGCGCAACGCGGCCGGTTATGCGGGCGTGGAGCGCGATCGGATCGCGGCGGAGCTGAGCGCGGCGATGCGCGCCATCGACGCGGCGAGCGCGAGCGACGGATGCAAGGCGATCGCGCGCCGGCGCATCGAGGCGATCGCGTCCGCGGTGACCGAGAGCCCGGATCGTGCGGCGAGCCGCGCGTGGGAGGCCGCGCGGCGCGCGGTCGCGTCGGCGGGTGAGTGCCGCCCCGACGACGAAGCGCCCAGCGAGGCGCTGGTCGCGCTCGAGGTCGCGGTGTGGCTCGGCGTGGTGTCGAACGGCGCGAGCGCCGAGGTGATGGTGCAGGACCCGGGGCCGCGCGCGCTCTTCGTGCGCGGCACGGCGCTGCTCGCGTCGTCGCAGTGGGAGCTCGCGCGCGCGCGCTTCGAGGCCGGGCGCGCGGTGGTCGGTGATCGCGATCCGGTGCTCTCCGCGGACCTCGCACGCGGCGTGGGCGAGGCGCAGCTCGGCGCGATGCACGAGGCCGATGGGCTCCGCGCGATCGAGGACGCGACGTCGCGCGCGAGCAGCGCGGCCGAGGTGGGATGGCGCGCGCTGGTCGACGCGCAGGTCGCGCTCGGCAGCGCGCACGCGCGGGGACGCCGGTTCGCCGAGGCGCTCGCCGCCTACGATCGCGCGCTCTCGGTCGTGCAGGCGCGGCTCGGCGCGAGCGATCCCTGGGTCGCGGATCTGGTGAACCGCCGCGCGGTGGCGCTCGGCGAGCTCGAGCGCGTCGACGACGCGATCATCGCGAACCAGAGCGCCCTCGCGATCCGCGAGCGTGCGCTCGGCCCCGGCCATCCCGATGCGCTGATCTCGCGATCGAACATCGCGATGATGCTCCAGCGGCGCGGTGATCTCGCGGGCGCGCTCGCGATGCACCAGCAGATCCTCGACACGCGCACGCGCGTGCTCGGCGCGAACGATCCGAGCGTCGCGGTGACGCTCGACGCGATCGCGTTCATCGAGCGCACGGCCGGGCATCACGCCGAGGCGGAGGCGCTGCTGCGTCGTGCGATCACGATCCGCGAGCGCTCGCTGCCGCCCGGACATCCCGACCGCGGGCGCAGCCATCGCGCGCTCGCGCCGGTGCTCGTCGCGCTGGGTCGCATGGACGAGGCGGTGCAGGTCGCCGAGCGCGGCGTGCTGCTGACGATCGAGGCGGTCGGGCCCGATCATCCCGACGTCGCGACCGCGTGGTCGACGATGCTGCAGGTCGCGCAGGCGGTGGGCCGCGACGAGATCGCGCAGCGCGCCCAGCGCGAGATCGCGCGGGTTCGCTCGGTGTCGAGGCGCTGA